A DNA window from Mastomys coucha isolate ucsf_1 unplaced genomic scaffold, UCSF_Mcou_1 pScaffold21, whole genome shotgun sequence contains the following coding sequences:
- the Inppl1 gene encoding phosphatidylinositol 3,4,5-trisphosphate 5-phosphatase 2 isoform X2: MASVCGAPSTGGALGSPAPAWYHRDLSRAAAEELLARAGRDGSFLVRDSESVAGAFALCVLYQKHVHTYRILPDGEDLLAVQTSQGVPVRRFQTLGELIGLYAQPNQGLVCALLLPVEGEREPDPPDDRDASDVEDEKPPLPPRSGSTSTSAPVGPSSPLTAPETSTTPAAESTPNGLSTVSHEYLKGSYGLDLEAVRGGASNLPHLTRTLVTSCRRLHSEVDKVLSGLEILSKVFDQQSSPMVTRLLQQQSLPQTGEQELESLVLKLSVLKDFLSGIQKKALKALQDMSSTAPPAPLQPSTRKAKTIPVQAFEVHGSLCTPGLQVKLDVTLGDLTKIGKSQKFTLSVDVEGGRLVLLRRQRDSQEDWTTFTHDRIRQLIKSQRVQNKLGVVFEKEKDRTQRKDFIFVSARKREAFCQLLQLMKNKHSKQDEPDMISVFIGTWNMGSVPPPKNVTSWFTSKGLGKALDEVTVTIPHDIYVFGTQENSVGDKEWLDLLRGGLKELTDLDYRPIAMQSLWNIKVAVLVKPEHENRISHVSTSSVKTGIANTLGNKGAVGVSFMFNGTSFGFVNCHLTSGNEKTTRRNQNYLDILRLLSLGDRQLSAFDISLRFTHLFWFGDLNYRLDMDIQEILNYISRREFEPLLRVDQLNLEREKHKVFLRFSEEEISFPPTYRYERGSRDTYAWHKQKPTGVRTNVPSWCDRILWKSYPETHIICNSYGCTDDIVTSDHSPVFGTFEVGVTSQFISKKGLSKTSDQAYIEFESIEAIVKTASRTKFFIEFYSTCLEEYKKSFENDAQSSDNINFLKVQWSSRQLPTLKPILADIEYLQDQHLLLTVKSMDGYESYGECVVALKSMIGSTAQQFLTFLSHRGEETGNIRGSMKVRVPTERLGTRERLYEWISIDKDDTGAKSKIPSVSRGSQEHRSGSRKPASTEASCPLSKLFEEPEKPPPTGRPPAPPRAVPREEPLNPRLKGSEGTPEQEGVAAPPPKNSFNNPAYYVLEGVPHQLLPLEPPSLARAPLPPATKNKVAITVPAPQLGRHRTPRVGEGSSSDEDSGGTLPPPDFPPPPLPDSAIFLPPNLDPLSMPVVRGRSGVEARGPPPPKAHPRPPLPPGTSPASTFLGEVASGDDRSCSVLQMAKTLSEVDYAPGPGRSALLPNPLELQPPRGPSDYGRPLSFPPPRIRESIQEDLAEEAPCPQGGRASGLGEAGMGAWLRAIGLERYEEGLVHNGWDDLEFLSDITEEDLEEAGVQDPAHKRLLLDTLQLSK; encoded by the exons ATGGCTTCAGTGTGTGGGGCACCGAGTACCGGGGGCGCGCTAGGCAGCCCGGCCCCTGCCTGGTATCACCGTGACCTGAGCCGCGCTGCTGCGGAGGAGCTGCTGGCTCGGGCCGGCCGCGATGGCAGCTTCCTGGTGCGAGACAGCGAGAGCGTGGCGGGGGCCTTCGCACTCTGCGTCCT GTATCAAAAGCACGTGCACACATACCGCATTCTGCCAGACGGAGAGGATCTCCTGGCTGTGCAG ACCTCACAGGGTGTTCCTGTGCGCCGCTTCCAGACCCTGGGTGAGCTTATAGGCCTCTACGCCCAGCCCAACCAGGGTCTTGTTTGTGCTCTGCTGCTGCCtgtagagggggagagagagccagACCCACCAGATGACCGAGATGCCTCAG ATGTGGAGGATGAGAAGCCCCCACTACCCCCGCGCTCTGGCTCTACCAGTACTTCTGCCCCTGTGGGGCCCAGCAGCCCCTTGACAGCCCCGGAGACTTCCACAACTCCAGCAGCTGAGAG CACTCCTAATGGACTCAGCACTGTGTCACATGAGTATCTGAAGGGCAGCTACGGGCTAGACCTGGAGGCTGTACGAGGAGGAGCCAGCAACTTGCCCCATCTCACCCGAACCCTTGTCACCTCGTGCCGAAGGCTACACAG TGAGGTGGATAAGGTCCTGTCAGGCCTGGAGATCCTGTCGAAAGTGTTTGACCAGCAGAGCTCGCCCATGGTGACCCGCCTTTTGCAGCAGCAG AGCTTACCACAGACTGGCGAGCAAGAGCTGGAGAGCCTCGTGCTGAAGCTATCTGTGCTAAAGGACTTCCTGTCAGGCATCCAGAAGAAG GCCCTCAAGGCCCTGCAGGACATGAGCTCCACAGCACCTCCGGCTCCATTGCAGCCCTCCACACGAAAGGCCAAGACCATCCCCGTGCAGGCCTTTGAGGTACATGGAAG CCTTTGCACTCCTGGCTTACAGGTGAAGCTGGATGTGACACTGGGCGACCTGACCAAGATTGGGAAGTCCCAGAAGTTCACGCTGAGCGTGGATGTTGAGGGTGGGAGGCTGGTACTGCTAAGGAGACAGCGTGACTCCCAGGAGGACTGGACAACCTTCACACATGACCGAA TCCGGCAGCTCATTAAATCCCAGCGTGTGCAGAACAAGCTGGGTGTCGTgtttgaaaaggagaaagatcGGACCCAGCGTAAGGACTTCATCTTTGTTAGTGCTCGG AAGCGAGAAGCCTTCTGCCAGCTTCTCCAGCTCATGAAGAACAAGCATTCCAAGCAAGATGAGCCCGACATGATCTCTGTCTTCATAGGCACCTGGAACATGG GAAGTGTACCACCACCAAAAAACGTGACATCTTGGTTCACATCAAAGGGACTGGGGAAAGCTCTGGATGAGGTCACAGTGACTATACCCCACGATATCTATGTCTTTGGGACTCAGGAGAACTCAGTGGGTGACAAAGAGTGGCTGGATCTGCTGCGTGGGGGCCTCAAGGAGCTTACAGATCTGGATTACCGTCCG ATTGCTATGCAGTCACTGTGGAACATCAAGGTGGCTGTGCTGGTCAAGCCAGAACATGAGAACCGCATCAGCCACGTCAGTACATCCAGTGTGAAGACTGGTATTGCCAACACCCTGG GGAACAAGGGAGCTGTGGGCGTTTCCTTCATGTTCAATGGCACCTCATTTGGCTTCGTGAATTGCCATCTCACCTCAGGGAATGAGAAGACGACTCG GCGGAACCAGAATTATCTGGACATTCTGCGTCTCCTCTCGTTGGGTGATCGGCAGCTCAGTGCCTTTGACATCTCTTTGCGGTTCACTCATCTCTTCTGGTTTGGGGACCTTAACTACCGTTTAGACATGGATATCCAG GAGATCCTGAACTACATTAGTAGGAGAGAGTTTGAGCCCCTGCTTAGGGTGGACCAGCTCAACCTGGAGCGGGAGAAGCATAAGGTCTTCCTTCGATTTA GTGAGGAGGAGATATCTTTCCCACCCACCTACCGCTACGAGCGGGGTTCCCGGGACACGTACGCTTGGCACAAGCAGAAGCCAACTGGG GTCCGGACCAATGTGCCTTCGTGGTGTGACCGGATTCTATGGAAATCCTATCCTGAAACCCACATCATCTGCAATTCCTATG GTTGCACTGATGACATTGTTACCAGTGACCATTCTCCTGTGTTTGGGACATTTGAGGTTGGAGTTACTTCCCAGTTCATCTCCAAGAAAG GTCTCTCTAAGACCTCAGACCAGGCTTACATTGAGTTTGAGAGCATCGAGGCCATTGTGAAGACAGCCAGCCGCACCAAGTTCTTCATTGAGTTCTATTCTACCTGCTTGGAAG AGTACAAGAAGAGCTTCGAGAATGATGCTCAGAGCAGCGACAACATCAATTTCCTCAAGGTGCAGTGGTCCTCCCGCCAGCTGCCCACG CTCAAACCAATTCTGGCTGACATTGAGTACTTGCAGGATCAGCATCTCCTGCTCACAGTCAAGTCCATGGATGGCTACGAATCCTATG GGGAGTGTGTGGTTGCACTCAAATCCATGATTGGCAGCACGGCCCAGCAGTTCCTGACCTTCCTGTCCCACCGTGGAGAGGAGACAGGCAACATCCGTGGCTCCATGAAGGTGCGGGTGCCCACGGAGCGCCTGGGCACCCGTGAGCGGCTCTATG AATGGATTAGCATTGATAAGGATGACACAGGAGCCAAAAGCAAGATTCCTTCAGTGTCGAGAGGCAGCCAGGAGCACAG ATCTGGGAGCCGCAAGCCAGCTTCCACCGAGGCTTCTTGTCCTCTGTCCAAGTTGTTTGAAGAGCCTGAAAAGCCACCACCAACGGGCAGGCCCCCAGCCCCACCTCGGGCAGTTCCTAGGGAGGAGCCCTTGAACCCCAG GTTGAAGGGATCAGAGGGGACACCTGAGCAGGAAGGAGTAGCAGCCCCTCCGCCCAAGAACAGCTTCAATAACCCTGCCTACTACGTCCTTGAAGGGGTCCCACATCAGCTGCTGCCCCTGGAGCCACCCTCACTTGCCAGGGCCCCTCTCCCACCTGCCACCAAGAACAAAGTGGCCATCACAGTGCCTGCTCCTCAGCTTGGGCGCCACCGGACCCCTCGTGTGGGAGAGGGAAGCTCATCGGATGAGGACTCTGGGGGCACGCTGCCTCCTCCAGACTTCCCACCTCCACCACTGCCAGACTCTGCCATCTTTCTGCCCCCTAACCTGGATCCTTTGTCAATGCCAGTGGTCAGGGGCCGAAGTGGGGTTGAGGCCCGTGGCCCACCACCTCCCAAGGCCCATCCAAGGCCGCCACTACCGCCAGGCACCTCACCTGCCAGTACTTTTTTGGGAGAGGTTGCAAGTGGGGATGACCGATCTTGCTCAGTACTGCAGATGGCCAAAACACTCAGTGAGGTAGATTATGCTCCTGGGCCTGGACGATCAGcactcctccccaaccccttggAATTGCAGCCTCCCCGAGGGCCCTCAGACTATGGCCGGCCTCTCAGCTTCCCTCCACCCCGCATCCGGGAGAGCATCCAAGAAGACTTGGCAGAGGAG GCTCCGTGCCCGCAGGGCGGGCGGGCCAGCGGGCTGGGAGAGGCGGGCATGGGTGCCTGGCTGCGGGCCATCGGCTTGGAGCGCTATGAGGAGGGCCTGGTGCACAATGGCTGGGACGACCTGGAGTTTCTCAg TGACATCACTGAGGAAGACCTAGAGGAAGCTGGGGTGCAGGATCCTGCTCACAAGCGCCTTCTTCTGGACACCCTGCAGCTCAGCAAATGA
- the Inppl1 gene encoding phosphatidylinositol 3,4,5-trisphosphate 5-phosphatase 2 isoform X4: MASVCGAPSTGGALGSPAPAWYHRDLSRAAAEELLARAGRDGSFLVRDSESVAGAFALCVLYQKHVHTYRILPDGEDLLAVQTSQGVPVRRFQTLGELIGLYAQPNQGLVCALLLPVEGEREPDPPDDRDASDVEDEKPPLPPRSGSTSTSAPVGPSSPLTAPETSTTPAAESTPNGLSTVSHEYLKGSYGLDLEAVRGGASNLPHLTRTLVTSCRRLHSEVDKVLSGLEILSKVFDQQSSPMVTRLLQQQSLPQTGEQELESLVLKLSVLKDFLSGIQKKALKALQDMSSTAPPAPLQPSTRKAKTIPVQAFEVHGSSLCTPGLQVKLDVTLGDLTKIGKSQKFTLSVDVEGGRLVLLRRQRDSQEDWTTFTHDRIRQLIKSQRVQNKLGVVFEKEKDRTQRKDFIFVSARKREAFCQLLQLMKNKHSKQDEPDMISVFIGTWNMGSVPPPKNVTSWFTSKGLGKALDEVTVTIPHDIYVFGTQENSVGDKEWLDLLRGGLKELTDLDYRPIAMQSLWNIKVAVLVKPEHENRISHVSTSSVKTGIANTLGNKGAVGVSFMFNGTSFGFVNCHLTSGNEKTTRRNQNYLDILRLLSLGDRQLSAFDISLRFTHLFWFGDLNYRLDMDIQEILNYISRREFEPLLRVDQLNLEREKHKVFLRFSEEEISFPPTYRYERGSRDTYAWHKQKPTGVRTNVPSWCDRILWKSYPETHIICNSYGCTDDIVTSDHSPVFGTFEVGVTSQFISKKGLSKTSDQAYIEFESIEAIVKTASRTKFFIEFYSTCLEEYKKSFENDAQSSDNINFLKVQWSSRQLPTLKPILADIEYLQDQHLLLTVKSMDGYESYGECVVALKSMIGSTAQQFLTFLSHRGEETGNIRGSMKVRVPTERLGTRERLYEWISIDKDDTGAKSKIPSVSRGSQEHRSGSRKPASTEASCPLSKLFEEPEKPPPTGRPPAPPRAVPREEPLNPRLKGSEGTPEQEGVAAPPPKNSFNNPAYYVLEGVPHQLLPLEPPSLARAPLPPATKNKVAITVPAPQLGRHRTPRVGEGSSSDEDSGGTLPPPDFPPPPLPDSAIFLPPNLDPLSMPVVRGRSGVEARGPPPPKAHPRPPLPPGTSPASTFLGEVASGDDRSCSVLQMAKTLSEVDYAPGPGRSALLPNPLELQPPRGPSDYGRPLSFPPPRIRESIQEDLAEE; encoded by the exons ATGGCTTCAGTGTGTGGGGCACCGAGTACCGGGGGCGCGCTAGGCAGCCCGGCCCCTGCCTGGTATCACCGTGACCTGAGCCGCGCTGCTGCGGAGGAGCTGCTGGCTCGGGCCGGCCGCGATGGCAGCTTCCTGGTGCGAGACAGCGAGAGCGTGGCGGGGGCCTTCGCACTCTGCGTCCT GTATCAAAAGCACGTGCACACATACCGCATTCTGCCAGACGGAGAGGATCTCCTGGCTGTGCAG ACCTCACAGGGTGTTCCTGTGCGCCGCTTCCAGACCCTGGGTGAGCTTATAGGCCTCTACGCCCAGCCCAACCAGGGTCTTGTTTGTGCTCTGCTGCTGCCtgtagagggggagagagagccagACCCACCAGATGACCGAGATGCCTCAG ATGTGGAGGATGAGAAGCCCCCACTACCCCCGCGCTCTGGCTCTACCAGTACTTCTGCCCCTGTGGGGCCCAGCAGCCCCTTGACAGCCCCGGAGACTTCCACAACTCCAGCAGCTGAGAG CACTCCTAATGGACTCAGCACTGTGTCACATGAGTATCTGAAGGGCAGCTACGGGCTAGACCTGGAGGCTGTACGAGGAGGAGCCAGCAACTTGCCCCATCTCACCCGAACCCTTGTCACCTCGTGCCGAAGGCTACACAG TGAGGTGGATAAGGTCCTGTCAGGCCTGGAGATCCTGTCGAAAGTGTTTGACCAGCAGAGCTCGCCCATGGTGACCCGCCTTTTGCAGCAGCAG AGCTTACCACAGACTGGCGAGCAAGAGCTGGAGAGCCTCGTGCTGAAGCTATCTGTGCTAAAGGACTTCCTGTCAGGCATCCAGAAGAAG GCCCTCAAGGCCCTGCAGGACATGAGCTCCACAGCACCTCCGGCTCCATTGCAGCCCTCCACACGAAAGGCCAAGACCATCCCCGTGCAGGCCTTTGAGGTACATGGAAG CAGCCTTTGCACTCCTGGCTTACAGGTGAAGCTGGATGTGACACTGGGCGACCTGACCAAGATTGGGAAGTCCCAGAAGTTCACGCTGAGCGTGGATGTTGAGGGTGGGAGGCTGGTACTGCTAAGGAGACAGCGTGACTCCCAGGAGGACTGGACAACCTTCACACATGACCGAA TCCGGCAGCTCATTAAATCCCAGCGTGTGCAGAACAAGCTGGGTGTCGTgtttgaaaaggagaaagatcGGACCCAGCGTAAGGACTTCATCTTTGTTAGTGCTCGG AAGCGAGAAGCCTTCTGCCAGCTTCTCCAGCTCATGAAGAACAAGCATTCCAAGCAAGATGAGCCCGACATGATCTCTGTCTTCATAGGCACCTGGAACATGG GAAGTGTACCACCACCAAAAAACGTGACATCTTGGTTCACATCAAAGGGACTGGGGAAAGCTCTGGATGAGGTCACAGTGACTATACCCCACGATATCTATGTCTTTGGGACTCAGGAGAACTCAGTGGGTGACAAAGAGTGGCTGGATCTGCTGCGTGGGGGCCTCAAGGAGCTTACAGATCTGGATTACCGTCCG ATTGCTATGCAGTCACTGTGGAACATCAAGGTGGCTGTGCTGGTCAAGCCAGAACATGAGAACCGCATCAGCCACGTCAGTACATCCAGTGTGAAGACTGGTATTGCCAACACCCTGG GGAACAAGGGAGCTGTGGGCGTTTCCTTCATGTTCAATGGCACCTCATTTGGCTTCGTGAATTGCCATCTCACCTCAGGGAATGAGAAGACGACTCG GCGGAACCAGAATTATCTGGACATTCTGCGTCTCCTCTCGTTGGGTGATCGGCAGCTCAGTGCCTTTGACATCTCTTTGCGGTTCACTCATCTCTTCTGGTTTGGGGACCTTAACTACCGTTTAGACATGGATATCCAG GAGATCCTGAACTACATTAGTAGGAGAGAGTTTGAGCCCCTGCTTAGGGTGGACCAGCTCAACCTGGAGCGGGAGAAGCATAAGGTCTTCCTTCGATTTA GTGAGGAGGAGATATCTTTCCCACCCACCTACCGCTACGAGCGGGGTTCCCGGGACACGTACGCTTGGCACAAGCAGAAGCCAACTGGG GTCCGGACCAATGTGCCTTCGTGGTGTGACCGGATTCTATGGAAATCCTATCCTGAAACCCACATCATCTGCAATTCCTATG GTTGCACTGATGACATTGTTACCAGTGACCATTCTCCTGTGTTTGGGACATTTGAGGTTGGAGTTACTTCCCAGTTCATCTCCAAGAAAG GTCTCTCTAAGACCTCAGACCAGGCTTACATTGAGTTTGAGAGCATCGAGGCCATTGTGAAGACAGCCAGCCGCACCAAGTTCTTCATTGAGTTCTATTCTACCTGCTTGGAAG AGTACAAGAAGAGCTTCGAGAATGATGCTCAGAGCAGCGACAACATCAATTTCCTCAAGGTGCAGTGGTCCTCCCGCCAGCTGCCCACG CTCAAACCAATTCTGGCTGACATTGAGTACTTGCAGGATCAGCATCTCCTGCTCACAGTCAAGTCCATGGATGGCTACGAATCCTATG GGGAGTGTGTGGTTGCACTCAAATCCATGATTGGCAGCACGGCCCAGCAGTTCCTGACCTTCCTGTCCCACCGTGGAGAGGAGACAGGCAACATCCGTGGCTCCATGAAGGTGCGGGTGCCCACGGAGCGCCTGGGCACCCGTGAGCGGCTCTATG AATGGATTAGCATTGATAAGGATGACACAGGAGCCAAAAGCAAGATTCCTTCAGTGTCGAGAGGCAGCCAGGAGCACAG ATCTGGGAGCCGCAAGCCAGCTTCCACCGAGGCTTCTTGTCCTCTGTCCAAGTTGTTTGAAGAGCCTGAAAAGCCACCACCAACGGGCAGGCCCCCAGCCCCACCTCGGGCAGTTCCTAGGGAGGAGCCCTTGAACCCCAG GTTGAAGGGATCAGAGGGGACACCTGAGCAGGAAGGAGTAGCAGCCCCTCCGCCCAAGAACAGCTTCAATAACCCTGCCTACTACGTCCTTGAAGGGGTCCCACATCAGCTGCTGCCCCTGGAGCCACCCTCACTTGCCAGGGCCCCTCTCCCACCTGCCACCAAGAACAAAGTGGCCATCACAGTGCCTGCTCCTCAGCTTGGGCGCCACCGGACCCCTCGTGTGGGAGAGGGAAGCTCATCGGATGAGGACTCTGGGGGCACGCTGCCTCCTCCAGACTTCCCACCTCCACCACTGCCAGACTCTGCCATCTTTCTGCCCCCTAACCTGGATCCTTTGTCAATGCCAGTGGTCAGGGGCCGAAGTGGGGTTGAGGCCCGTGGCCCACCACCTCCCAAGGCCCATCCAAGGCCGCCACTACCGCCAGGCACCTCACCTGCCAGTACTTTTTTGGGAGAGGTTGCAAGTGGGGATGACCGATCTTGCTCAGTACTGCAGATGGCCAAAACACTCAGTGAGGTAGATTATGCTCCTGGGCCTGGACGATCAGcactcctccccaaccccttggAATTGCAGCCTCCCCGAGGGCCCTCAGACTATGGCCGGCCTCTCAGCTTCCCTCCACCCCGCATCCGGGAGAGCATCCAAGAAGACTTGGCAGAGGAG TGA